One window from the genome of Hyphomonas neptunium ATCC 15444 encodes:
- a CDS encoding ATP synthase F0 subunit B family protein yields the protein MIIAFLAETAIPGAEAAAFPPFETWHMPSQLFWLAVLFTALYIALSRFILPKMSDTIEKRANRVASDLDEAARLNNQAIEAQKALELRLAQARAKARDTAEKAREKTEAELASETARVDADLAKKLETADARISKLRADAMTNVEQIAVDTADAMIARFGVKASPADLKKAVSAALEQA from the coding sequence ATGATAATCGCTTTCCTTGCTGAGACTGCCATTCCAGGCGCAGAAGCGGCGGCTTTCCCGCCCTTCGAAACCTGGCACATGCCGTCCCAGCTGTTCTGGCTGGCGGTGCTGTTCACGGCACTTTATATCGCCCTCTCGCGGTTCATCCTGCCGAAGATGTCGGATACGATCGAAAAGCGCGCCAATCGCGTCGCTTCCGATCTCGACGAAGCAGCGCGCCTGAACAATCAGGCCATCGAAGCCCAGAAGGCTCTGGAACTGCGCCTGGCGCAGGCCCGCGCCAAAGCACGCGACACGGCTGAGAAGGCCCGTGAGAAGACCGAAGCGGAACTCGCTTCGGAAACTGCACGGGTCGACGCCGATCTCGCCAAGAAGCTCGAAACCGCTGACGCCCGCATCTCCAAGCTGCGCGCCGATGCCATGACCAATGTCGAGCAGATTGCTGTGGATACCGCCGATGCCATGATCGCCCGTTTCGGCGTCAAGGCTTCCCCGGCAGACCTCAAGAAGGCCGTCTCGGCGGCCCTGGAACAGGCATGA
- a CDS encoding thioredoxin domain-containing protein, whose translation MLTLSRRFAAVAFSALALVACGAAGDGAGTSGANPSEANADGELGHVLGQADAPLTIIEYASPTCPACKYFHDTVKPTIEEKYISTGKVKFVFREYPLNEIDVAAYAMARCAGDDKFFDVLDDLFENQEGIRYAAQNGVVKTTLGAIGQRHGIADTATFEACLSNSEIRQALADTYATSEKWGVEGTPTFIIDGVKHNFQGEYTTAEGFSKQIDAKLAELGAQ comes from the coding sequence ATGCTCACCCTTTCCCGGCGTTTCGCAGCAGTGGCGTTCTCCGCTCTGGCACTTGTTGCCTGTGGCGCGGCGGGCGACGGTGCCGGCACATCTGGCGCCAACCCGTCCGAGGCAAATGCTGATGGCGAACTCGGCCATGTCCTGGGGCAAGCCGACGCCCCGCTGACGATCATCGAATACGCCTCGCCCACCTGCCCCGCCTGTAAGTATTTCCACGACACGGTGAAACCCACGATCGAGGAAAAATACATCTCCACCGGCAAGGTGAAGTTCGTCTTCCGCGAATATCCGCTCAACGAGATTGACGTGGCCGCTTACGCGATGGCCCGCTGCGCCGGCGACGACAAGTTCTTCGACGTGCTGGATGATCTCTTCGAGAACCAGGAAGGCATCCGCTATGCCGCCCAGAACGGCGTTGTGAAAACCACCCTCGGCGCCATTGGCCAGCGCCACGGCATCGCCGATACCGCCACCTTCGAGGCCTGCCTCTCCAACAGCGAAATCCGCCAGGCTCTCGCAGACACCTACGCCACCTCCGAAAAGTGGGGCGTTGAAGGCACGCCAACCTTCATCATCGACGGCGTGAAGCACAACTTCCAGGGTGAATACACGACCGCTGAAGGCTTCTCGAAACAGATCGACGCGAAACTCGCCGAACTGGGCGCCCAGTAG
- a CDS encoding F0F1 ATP synthase subunit C, whose protein sequence is MEGNITDGLKYVGAGLATLGMIGSALGVGNIFASFLDAAMRNPSAAPQQTGNLFIGMALAEALGIFSVLIAILILFVA, encoded by the coding sequence ATGGAAGGTAACATCACAGACGGCCTGAAGTATGTCGGCGCTGGCCTGGCTACGCTCGGCATGATCGGTTCGGCACTTGGCGTTGGCAACATCTTCGCCAGCTTCCTCGACGCCGCAATGCGCAACCCGTCGGCTGCCCCGCAGCAGACCGGTAACCTCTTCATCGGTATGGCGCTCGCAGAAGCTCTGGGTATCTTCTCGGTGCTGATCGCCATCCTGATCCTGTTCGTCGCCTAA
- a CDS encoding F0F1 ATP synthase subunit A, translated as MPAIALDPIHQFEVTKWLDLRLGNIDISFTNASGFMLLGVVLVIGFFSMATRKGELVPSRLQSVAEMGYGFIADMVRSAAGEEGLKFFPFVFTLFFFILFANLIGMVPYAFTTTSHIIVTGALAMTVILMVIVVGLIKNGLGFFKLFAPSGAPLPIYIILTPIEIISFLARPLTLGLRLFANMLAGHIMLKLFAGFTVMLIGAGAIYIPVAALAFAMGVALNALEFLVAGLQAYVFAILTCVYLNDALHADAH; from the coding sequence ATGCCGGCCATCGCGCTTGACCCGATCCACCAGTTCGAAGTCACCAAATGGCTCGATCTGCGCCTGGGTAATATCGACATCTCGTTCACGAACGCCTCGGGCTTCATGCTCCTGGGCGTCGTGCTGGTAATCGGCTTCTTCAGCATGGCCACCCGCAAGGGCGAGCTTGTGCCCTCGCGCCTCCAGTCGGTCGCAGAGATGGGCTACGGCTTCATCGCCGACATGGTGCGCAGCGCGGCGGGCGAAGAAGGCCTGAAATTCTTCCCCTTCGTCTTCACGCTGTTCTTCTTCATCCTGTTCGCAAACCTCATCGGCATGGTGCCGTATGCGTTCACCACTACCAGCCACATCATCGTCACCGGCGCCCTCGCCATGACCGTGATCCTGATGGTCATCGTGGTCGGCCTGATCAAGAATGGCCTTGGCTTTTTCAAGCTGTTCGCCCCCTCGGGCGCCCCGCTGCCGATCTACATCATTCTCACGCCAATCGAGATCATCTCCTTCCTGGCGCGCCCCCTCACGCTCGGCCTGCGTCTCTTCGCAAACATGCTGGCGGGCCACATCATGCTGAAACTGTTCGCCGGTTTCACGGTGATGCTGATCGGCGCAGGCGCCATCTACATTCCGGTTGCGGCTCTGGCATTTGCGATGGGCGTTGCGCTCAACGCGCTGGAGTTCCTCGTCGCGGGCCTTCAGGCCTATGTCTTCGCCATTCTTACATGCGTCTACCTCAACGACGCCCTTCACGCGGACGCCCACTAA
- a CDS encoding AtpZ/AtpI family protein: protein MSSEQPDDLSDRIAKALEEREAKADAKRRKQASDDVSVSAGAYALRFGIEFVASVFVGGFLGFWIDKFAGTHPWGLLVMGMFGLAAGIRAVIRAYHELNARAQKLSPGPAKAPDDGTNDA, encoded by the coding sequence ATGTCGAGCGAGCAACCAGATGATCTGAGCGATCGTATCGCGAAGGCGCTGGAAGAACGTGAGGCAAAGGCGGATGCGAAGCGGCGGAAACAGGCATCTGATGATGTAAGCGTCTCGGCCGGAGCGTATGCGCTGCGTTTCGGGATCGAATTTGTCGCGAGTGTCTTTGTCGGGGGCTTTCTGGGCTTCTGGATCGACAAGTTCGCCGGCACTCATCCCTGGGGTCTCCTGGTGATGGGCATGTTTGGTCTCGCTGCGGGCATACGTGCAGTCATCCGGGCCTATCATGAGCTGAATGCTCGGGCTCAAAAGCTTTCACCGGGGCCGGCCAAGGCCCCCGACGACGGAACGAACGACGCATGA
- a CDS encoding DUF721 domain-containing protein, which yields MVQFTSLDPIAEARAQVKLRYSRARPVRAPMKPLGLMAERVGRKAGTAKLPPLKQMQINWRQIVGEQIWRWSQPEKITASKDGRVLTLMVLPQAAPMIQHQSEIIRQRVSVAAGGDITSIRIVQGQVRRIGPSEFRRRYRTLTSAEKAEVAAHADPIDNPRLRAAIVALGEAVLSATE from the coding sequence ATGGTCCAGTTTACGAGCCTCGATCCCATCGCAGAAGCGCGCGCGCAGGTGAAGCTGCGTTATTCGCGCGCCCGGCCCGTCCGCGCGCCGATGAAGCCGCTGGGATTGATGGCAGAGCGCGTCGGCCGCAAGGCAGGCACGGCCAAGCTGCCCCCCTTGAAGCAGATGCAGATCAACTGGCGCCAGATTGTCGGCGAGCAGATCTGGCGCTGGAGCCAGCCGGAGAAGATCACCGCCTCGAAGGATGGCCGCGTGTTGACGCTGATGGTCCTTCCCCAGGCCGCCCCGATGATCCAGCACCAGTCGGAAATCATCCGCCAGCGTGTTTCGGTGGCTGCGGGGGGCGACATCACCTCCATCCGCATTGTCCAGGGGCAGGTTCGCCGCATTGGCCCCAGCGAGTTCCGCCGCCGTTACCGCACCCTCACCTCGGCCGAAAAAGCCGAAGTCGCCGCACATGCCGATCCGATCGACAATCCGCGCCTGCGCGCGGCAATTGTTGCGCTGGGCGAGGCTGTGCTATCCGCCACAGAGTAA
- the secF gene encoding protein translocase subunit SecF, with product MLIKYWPTETKIPFMRYRYVGVVLSVIMMVASVYLVMTRGLNLGVDFAGGSVVELRQTDSVTVADVRDRIPGGLTVNSATDSNGAELVVIRFGEVDASLLGPEFAELTDEEKADRASAASNTFVVNTLKQEFGLTDQDILRNDSVGPKVSGELFREGLIALGVATIMMFLYIAFRYSWSYAVGGIAALIHDAIGTIGLFSLLQIQFDLTTIAALLTIIGYSVNDSVVVFDRIREIRRKYKQMPATEVIDIATNQTLSRTFLTGGTTLIAILAIAIFGGPVLQGMSVAMIWGIIIGTYSSIYFAAAIVLMLGVDINRKPVEDTPGFEAMP from the coding sequence ATGCTGATCAAATACTGGCCAACTGAAACCAAAATTCCCTTCATGCGGTATCGCTATGTCGGGGTGGTGCTGTCCGTGATCATGATGGTGGCTTCGGTCTATCTCGTCATGACACGGGGGCTGAACCTCGGCGTCGACTTTGCCGGCGGTTCGGTGGTCGAACTGCGTCAGACCGACAGCGTGACGGTTGCTGATGTCCGCGACCGGATACCCGGCGGCCTGACGGTGAACTCGGCGACGGACAGCAATGGCGCCGAACTGGTGGTCATCCGGTTCGGTGAGGTCGATGCATCCCTCCTGGGGCCGGAATTCGCCGAGCTGACAGATGAGGAAAAGGCAGATCGCGCATCGGCGGCCTCCAACACCTTCGTTGTGAACACGCTCAAGCAGGAGTTTGGGCTGACCGACCAGGACATCCTCCGGAACGATTCAGTTGGTCCCAAAGTGTCGGGCGAACTTTTCCGTGAGGGTCTGATCGCGCTGGGCGTGGCGACCATCATGATGTTCCTCTACATCGCCTTCCGGTACAGCTGGTCGTATGCTGTCGGCGGTATTGCGGCGCTCATCCATGACGCGATCGGAACGATCGGACTGTTCTCGCTGCTGCAGATCCAGTTCGATCTGACGACGATCGCCGCTCTGTTGACGATCATCGGCTATTCGGTCAACGACTCGGTTGTCGTGTTCGACCGGATCCGCGAGATCCGCCGGAAATATAAACAGATGCCGGCGACCGAAGTTATCGACATTGCAACCAACCAGACCCTTTCGCGCACCTTCCTGACAGGCGGCACGACGCTGATCGCGATCCTGGCGATTGCGATCTTTGGTGGCCCGGTGCTTCAGGGCATGAGCGTCGCCATGATCTGGGGCATTATCATCGGCACGTATTCGTCGATCTACTTCGCAGCGGCCATCGTTCTGATGCTCGGCGTCGACATCAATCGCAAGCCGGTGGAAGATACGCCGGGCTTTGAGGCAATGCCGTAA
- a CDS encoding toll/interleukin-1 receptor domain-containing protein — translation MSYDVFLVSAVADRDIAKLVVRRLRSLKFRVAFNQSQVDETFDPKDARDATNSQSVLVLWSENAVKSDWVRAAASVGNSRPGTLIQAAIDKTIPYEPFRQEKRYSIEGMTSRKTPDGFFQLIEELGRRDGRADLRAWMNFGSKDDDKRADWVAAHPNDPISVDARKKREKDLGIKPAPARDAIGAAALAAASLKTNGTKSPAPQSMAIPVATAQPNPLVELGAGWGAIAAVSAAIVGMLVMAWVFRSDASPEMAASAHSIANARVATVTCPAGTVPRSLLHVLETGPIVDDTQPQIIDDTSPPE, via the coding sequence ATGAGTTATGATGTCTTTCTGGTTTCTGCTGTAGCAGACCGGGACATTGCCAAGCTGGTGGTGCGCCGGTTGCGGTCGCTGAAATTCCGCGTGGCGTTCAATCAGAGCCAGGTCGATGAGACTTTCGACCCCAAAGATGCCCGAGATGCCACCAATTCACAGTCCGTTCTGGTCTTGTGGTCTGAAAATGCTGTGAAAAGTGATTGGGTGCGGGCCGCTGCGTCGGTTGGCAATTCCCGTCCCGGCACACTGATTCAGGCGGCGATCGATAAAACGATCCCCTATGAGCCCTTCCGGCAGGAGAAGCGCTACTCGATCGAGGGCATGACTTCGCGCAAGACGCCGGATGGATTTTTCCAGTTAATTGAAGAACTTGGCCGCCGGGATGGCCGCGCTGACCTGCGCGCCTGGATGAATTTCGGGTCCAAGGATGATGACAAGCGGGCAGACTGGGTTGCGGCCCACCCGAATGACCCGATCTCTGTGGATGCGCGCAAAAAACGTGAGAAAGATCTAGGTATTAAGCCGGCACCTGCCCGCGACGCCATCGGCGCTGCGGCACTGGCGGCGGCCTCGCTCAAGACGAATGGCACCAAGAGCCCTGCGCCTCAGTCCATGGCTATTCCCGTGGCGACAGCCCAGCCCAATCCGCTCGTTGAGCTGGGGGCAGGCTGGGGCGCGATTGCGGCTGTCTCTGCAGCGATTGTGGGGATGCTGGTGATGGCCTGGGTGTTCCGGTCTGATGCGTCGCCCGAGATGGCGGCGTCGGCCCATTCCATTGCCAATGCGCGGGTGGCGACGGTGACTTGCCCGGCCGGGACAGTGCCGAGATCGCTTCTGCATGTGTTGGAAACCGGGCCGATCGTGGACGATACCCAGCCCCAGATCATCGACGACACAAGCCCGCCAGAGTGA
- the ychF gene encoding redox-regulated ATPase YchF — protein MGFKCGIVGLPNVGKSTLFNALTQTAAAQAANYPFCTIEPNVGEVAVPEARLTKLAAVAGSKEIIPARMNFVDIAGLVEGASQGEGLGNKFLANIRETDAVIYVLRCFENDDITHVRGKVDPIADFEIVETELMLADLESLEKRKANIVKRANTGDKEAKAQVALMDLALNELREGRPARYAKVPADDVKAWNMLQLLTAKPILFVANVDEASAATGNAFSKLVEERAKKEGALAVVISAQIESELAMLDEAEGKEFLETLGLEEPGLTRLIRTGYELLGLQTYFTAGPKESRAWTIRKGWTAPKAAGVIHGDFEKGFIRAETIAFEDYVACGGEVGAKEAGKMRSEGKEYIVQDGDVMLFRFNV, from the coding sequence ATGGGCTTCAAATGCGGTATCGTTGGCCTGCCGAATGTCGGCAAGTCCACCCTTTTCAATGCTCTGACGCAGACAGCAGCCGCTCAGGCCGCCAATTATCCGTTCTGTACCATTGAGCCGAACGTTGGAGAAGTGGCAGTCCCGGAAGCCCGGCTGACCAAGCTGGCCGCCGTGGCCGGGTCGAAGGAAATCATTCCCGCCCGCATGAACTTCGTCGACATTGCCGGCCTGGTCGAAGGCGCCAGCCAGGGCGAGGGCCTCGGCAACAAATTCCTCGCCAACATCCGCGAGACGGACGCCGTGATCTACGTCCTGCGCTGTTTCGAGAATGACGACATCACCCATGTCCGCGGCAAGGTGGACCCCATCGCAGACTTCGAGATCGTCGAGACCGAACTGATGCTGGCCGACCTCGAGAGCCTCGAGAAGCGCAAGGCCAACATCGTCAAGCGCGCCAACACGGGTGACAAGGAAGCCAAGGCACAGGTCGCCCTGATGGATCTGGCGCTGAACGAGCTGCGTGAAGGCCGCCCTGCCCGCTATGCGAAAGTGCCGGCCGACGACGTCAAAGCCTGGAACATGCTCCAGCTCCTCACGGCAAAGCCGATCCTGTTTGTCGCCAATGTGGACGAGGCAAGCGCGGCGACGGGCAATGCCTTCTCGAAGCTTGTTGAAGAGCGCGCCAAGAAGGAAGGCGCTCTGGCCGTCGTCATCTCGGCGCAGATCGAGTCCGAACTGGCCATGCTGGACGAAGCAGAGGGCAAGGAATTCCTTGAAACCCTTGGCCTGGAAGAGCCTGGCCTCACGCGCCTCATCCGCACCGGCTATGAGCTGCTTGGCCTGCAGACCTATTTCACCGCCGGGCCGAAAGAAAGCCGCGCGTGGACCATCCGGAAGGGCTGGACGGCGCCAAAGGCTGCCGGTGTGATCCATGGTGATTTCGAGAAAGGTTTCATCCGCGCCGAAACCATCGCCTTTGAAGACTATGTCGCCTGTGGCGGCGAAGTGGGCGCCAAGGAAGCCGGCAAGATGCGCTCGGAAGGCAAGGAATACATTGTTCAGGACGGCGATGTGATGCTGTTCCGCTTCAACGTCTGA
- a CDS encoding AAA family ATPase, producing MQITELRIAGFKSFVDPQTVPIEPGLTGIVGPNGCGKSNLLEALRWAMGANSAKAMRGGEMDDLIFSGAASRPARETAEVTLVLDNSKRTAPPEFNGADLLEIERKLKRGAGSSYRINGRTVRGKDIQLLFADASTGANSPALVRQGQISELIGSKPQNRRRILEEAAGIAGLNTRRHEAELKLDAAEANLQRLAEVSAEVERQLTSLKRQAAKARRYRRLSEEIHGLEALLAHLRWAEARQATETARAQLEVCKREVEDLSREDALRERERIEAGEGVAPLREAEMAAAGRLSQTRITLAKLETERRIAADALARLEAEAARLEEDFERETAGRAEADAALVHARNELAALPVEDEDANKALETEAQQALEAARARLAAAESAADDAQARLSEVRARRRAAEETAAQQARRKTQLTAEVDRLKNEMTGLEDAAIHVLRVRQAKNAEAEAEAALNDAERTVELAEAEILRARDAEAAAQPPQEQVSHNVRALEAEIAGLENLLQRADAATSAPPVVERIRTRDGYEKAVAAALGDDISASTDKAAALYWGGASVTSLSLPAGAEPLTGYVDAPGELAARLAQCGLVSAADGPRLMAELKPGQRLVSREGHLWRWDGFTRTPQAPVSAAARLEQQARLETARADLAPLQADLIARTEALEAARKARQQAEEALRHVRQLIGPAQKALSEARAFAAEEIQAAERASLRRDTGNEALTRAENELAAIAEAMSFATPLAADEEAALEAALSAARNELTAARAAETESRGRLTDLTRGREQAAARRGALARDIDNWTARLGSADERLSRLSERRADVAATALNARQRPQALNEEIDGLSRELDMFENERKAAADALAVKETAIREADAAARRASAAASQAREQLAGWKVKLETSEARLVEVVEVARNHFQRTPEGLLAIAEGHLDAETLGAFTPREAETRLDSLRRERDQLGGVNMNAEEEAEELETRLGVQIAERDDLTGAIAKLRQGVEALNAEGRERLVKAFEAVNEHFKALFTALFGGGNAELRLIDADDPLNAGLEIYAQPPGKKLGTLNLMSGGEQALTASALIFAVFLSRPAPICVLDEVDAPLDDANVDRFCNMLNEMRQRTDTRFVVITHNPVTMSRMDRLFGVTMREKGVSKLVSVDLAGAEELVAAE from the coding sequence ATGCAGATAACTGAACTCCGCATCGCCGGCTTCAAGTCGTTCGTTGACCCGCAAACCGTACCGATCGAGCCAGGGCTGACAGGCATTGTCGGCCCGAACGGCTGCGGCAAGTCCAACCTTCTCGAAGCGCTGCGCTGGGCCATGGGGGCAAACTCCGCCAAGGCCATGCGCGGCGGCGAGATGGACGACCTGATCTTCTCCGGCGCCGCCTCCCGCCCTGCACGCGAGACCGCCGAGGTCACTCTCGTCCTCGACAATTCCAAACGCACCGCCCCGCCGGAATTCAACGGCGCAGACCTCTTGGAGATCGAACGCAAGCTGAAACGCGGCGCCGGGTCCAGCTATCGCATCAATGGCCGCACCGTGCGCGGCAAGGACATCCAGCTCCTCTTTGCCGACGCTTCCACAGGCGCCAACTCGCCTGCCCTCGTTCGCCAGGGCCAGATCTCCGAACTGATCGGCTCCAAGCCCCAGAACCGCCGCCGCATCCTTGAAGAAGCCGCCGGCATCGCGGGCCTCAACACCCGGCGCCATGAAGCCGAACTGAAGCTCGACGCGGCCGAAGCCAATCTCCAGCGCCTCGCCGAAGTCTCCGCCGAGGTCGAGCGCCAGCTCACCAGCCTCAAGCGCCAGGCCGCCAAGGCCCGCCGCTACCGCCGCCTGTCGGAAGAAATCCACGGCCTCGAAGCCCTGCTCGCCCACCTGCGCTGGGCCGAGGCACGCCAGGCAACCGAAACCGCCCGCGCCCAGCTCGAAGTCTGCAAGCGAGAGGTGGAAGACCTGTCCCGCGAAGACGCCCTGCGCGAACGCGAGCGGATCGAGGCCGGCGAAGGCGTCGCCCCGCTGCGCGAAGCGGAAATGGCCGCTGCTGGCCGCCTCTCGCAAACCCGAATCACCCTCGCCAAGCTCGAAACCGAACGCCGCATCGCCGCCGACGCGCTTGCGCGCCTCGAAGCCGAAGCCGCTCGCCTTGAGGAAGACTTCGAGCGTGAGACCGCTGGCCGCGCCGAAGCAGACGCCGCCCTCGTCCATGCCCGCAACGAACTCGCCGCCCTCCCGGTAGAAGACGAAGACGCCAACAAGGCGCTCGAAACTGAAGCCCAGCAGGCGCTAGAAGCGGCCCGCGCGCGCCTCGCGGCAGCCGAATCAGCTGCCGACGATGCCCAGGCCCGCCTTTCCGAAGTCCGCGCCCGCCGCCGCGCCGCCGAAGAGACCGCCGCCCAGCAGGCCCGCCGCAAAACCCAGCTCACCGCCGAAGTCGACCGCCTGAAGAACGAGATGACCGGCCTCGAAGACGCCGCCATCCACGTCCTGCGCGTCCGCCAGGCCAAGAATGCCGAGGCCGAAGCCGAAGCCGCCCTCAACGACGCCGAACGCACCGTCGAACTCGCCGAGGCCGAAATCCTCCGCGCCCGCGACGCCGAAGCCGCAGCCCAGCCGCCGCAGGAACAGGTCAGCCACAATGTCCGCGCCCTCGAAGCGGAAATCGCCGGCCTCGAGAATCTCCTCCAGCGCGCTGACGCCGCCACCAGCGCCCCACCCGTGGTCGAGCGCATCCGCACGCGCGATGGCTACGAAAAAGCCGTCGCCGCCGCCCTGGGCGACGACATCTCCGCCTCCACCGACAAGGCCGCCGCGCTTTACTGGGGCGGCGCCAGCGTCACCTCGCTCAGCCTCCCGGCCGGCGCCGAGCCCCTTACCGGCTATGTAGACGCCCCCGGCGAACTCGCTGCGCGCCTTGCCCAGTGTGGCCTCGTCAGTGCCGCCGATGGCCCCCGCCTCATGGCCGAGCTCAAACCCGGCCAGCGCCTCGTCTCCCGCGAAGGCCACCTCTGGCGCTGGGATGGCTTCACCCGCACGCCCCAGGCCCCCGTCAGCGCCGCGGCGCGTCTGGAGCAGCAGGCCCGCCTCGAAACCGCCCGCGCCGACCTCGCCCCCCTCCAGGCTGATCTCATCGCCCGCACCGAAGCCCTCGAAGCCGCCCGCAAAGCCCGCCAGCAGGCCGAAGAGGCGCTCCGCCATGTCCGCCAGCTGATCGGCCCCGCCCAGAAAGCGCTCAGCGAAGCGCGCGCCTTCGCCGCCGAGGAAATCCAGGCCGCCGAACGCGCCAGCCTGCGCCGCGACACCGGCAACGAAGCCCTCACCCGCGCCGAGAATGAGCTCGCCGCCATCGCCGAGGCCATGTCCTTCGCCACTCCGCTCGCTGCGGATGAGGAGGCTGCCCTTGAGGCCGCCCTCAGCGCCGCCCGGAACGAACTCACCGCCGCCCGCGCCGCCGAAACCGAATCGCGTGGCCGGTTGACCGACCTGACCCGCGGCCGCGAACAGGCCGCCGCCCGGCGCGGCGCGCTCGCGCGTGACATCGACAACTGGACCGCCCGCCTGGGCAGCGCGGATGAGCGCCTCTCCCGCCTCTCTGAGCGCCGCGCAGACGTTGCCGCCACCGCGCTGAACGCCCGCCAGCGGCCGCAGGCCCTGAACGAAGAAATCGACGGCCTCTCCCGCGAACTCGACATGTTCGAGAATGAGCGCAAGGCCGCCGCCGATGCCCTCGCTGTCAAGGAAACCGCCATCCGCGAAGCCGACGCCGCCGCCCGCCGCGCCTCTGCCGCCGCCTCTCAGGCGCGTGAGCAACTCGCCGGCTGGAAGGTGAAGCTGGAAACGTCCGAAGCCCGCCTCGTCGAGGTCGTGGAAGTTGCTCGCAACCACTTCCAGCGCACCCCCGAAGGCCTGCTCGCCATCGCCGAGGGCCACCTGGACGCGGAAACGCTGGGCGCGTTCACGCCCCGTGAAGCTGAAACGCGCCTCGATTCGCTGCGCCGCGAGCGCGACCAGCTGGGCGGCGTCAACATGAACGCCGAAGAAGAAGCCGAGGAACTGGAAACCCGCCTGGGTGTCCAGATTGCCGAACGGGACGACCTCACCGGCGCCATCGCCAAGCTGCGCCAGGGCGTTGAAGCCCTCAACGCCGAAGGCCGCGAGCGCCTGGTGAAGGCCTTCGAAGCCGTCAACGAGCATTTCAAGGCCCTGTTCACCGCGCTGTTTGGCGGCGGCAATGCAGAACTCCGCCTGATCGACGCCGATGATCCGCTCAATGCCGGCCTCGAAATCTATGCCCAGCCCCCCGGCAAGAAGCTCGGCACGCTGAATCTCATGTCCGGCGGAGAGCAGGCCCTGACGGCCTCAGCGCTGATCTTCGCGGTGTTCCTCTCCCGCCCCGCGCCCATCTGCGTTCTGGACGAGGTGGACGCCCCGCTGGACGACGCCAACGTCGACCGGTTCTGCAACATGCTGAACGAAATGCGCCAGCGCACGGATACCCGTTTCGTCGTCATCACGCACAACCCGGTGACCATGAGCCGGATGGACCGTCTTTTCGGCGTAACCATGCGGGAAAAAGGCGTCTCGAAGCTCGTATCGGTGGACCTTGCCGGTGCCGAGGAGCTTGTTGCGGCGGAGTAG